AGTCTTACCCTTTGTGTACTTTGACCCGCGTCAATCCTAAATATGTAGTGAACTCGTTTAGATCTCAAGTTCAATTACATCGTGTAGTTGGGTAGTTAAGACCTTGACAAGTTAACGCAgcgtttttattattaagaataaaattaggctcggatattttatttccttttttaatcaGGGACATAAAAGCCTTGAGATCGAAAGGAGTTGACTATATGATTCTCTTAAATATCGAACGGCATGGATTGGTCaattccttaaaaaaatatggatgGATATTTTATGctagttttgtttttaattaatgaaatatttgctACGAAATCTTCTCTTTCCCAGTAGAGCACAATTATACTACTTTAAATATCTCCTCTCTTAGCATTATTTTAGTTGTGATAGTTAATTAGTGGTGCCATGTCTTTTGTTTTGTCAAAGACTTCTATTGCTCTGTTGTTGGTAATGGCCATTGTTTCCAGGGTTTCTTTTGGTGCTGTTTACAAAGTCGGTGATGATGCTGGTTGGTCTATTCCAAATGCGCAGAGTGTTAATTACAATGCTTGGGCTGAGGCTATAGACTTCCATGTTGGCGACATTCTTTGTAAGCTTAAgccattttaatttcctttgttTGTGAATAAACATCAAgttctttaataaattaggTTTAGAGTCGGTCCATATATATTGTTgcttttaattacttttatgaaCTCTAGTTGTTTTCAAACAGTTCAGTCTCAAATTCTGGAGGTTAAAAAACTGATTTCAGTTTTACTTATTTTCACTATGCATTAACATCTTTGATTATTATACgatgttatattttttcattacaaGTGAGACCATTATAAGTATAAACCTTGGGGCTATGTCGCTGAGACTGTGTACAATTGTTAATATTAATCCAGCATTCGAGTACAACTCCTTATTTCACAGTGTGTTGGAAGTGAGCCGCGACGCTTACGAGTCCTGCAACACACAATCTCCGATGAAATCATACACAACTGGCAAGGACTCGATTACGTTAGAATCATCAGATCCTCGCTACTTCATTTGTGGAGCACCAGGGCACTGCCAAATGGGAATGAAACTTGAAATTAGAACAAATGGTGCCGGCAATTCGCCTAACGTTCCAACAAGGCCAATGCTGCAGTTGTCACCGTATTCATCTCCTGGCTGGAACCCATGGCTCGAATCTTCCGCTTGGCAGCTTCCGCTTGCGACAAAGCTTGTGATAGCTGTGGCTGCTCTTGCAATTTTTTCTATTGGTTTCATTTATTAGCTAGGGAAGATTTGTAAGTAATTTTGCTATTAATGTGGTTgtaaggaatgagaatgatcAGAGTTGTTGAGAGATGGTATTGTTGATGAATTTTAGTGATAATATATATGGATATAGTACTTTTTTAAAGACTTAACGACTAATAAGAAATTGTCTGCTTTGAACTTCAGACACGCATTCTTTTCATAATCTTGTTCTTGATACGATCTAAGTCCATTCAAAAGAGAAGTCATCTCGCTAGTCTACTTTGCTAATAATTAAGCAATGatcaatcaaataatatataacagCAAAAACTAAACATCTTTCATTCTGATGGATAAAAACgacaatataaaaagagacCCATGTTTCAGaactgaaaatgaaaaaacagaTAGGTTTGATGTTTGCATACATCTCCATTATTTTGTGTTTGCTCTTTGCTCTTCACTGATCCTAGCCACCCTCAAGCTTGACAATTAAACCCCCGAGAGGTTTTGACATATTTTCTGGTTAATTGAGAGTAGAAAAGAAGCCATTGCTCAATATATCACAATATAGATATTCAGCGTTATGTCAATAAAATGAGATtgtataaaaagataatttgagATATTATTCTTGTTTGATGTCATTACCTCTACCGGTGGTCTAAACTCCACTTGTCTCGCCACGATGTGCCTTTGAGGAAGAAGTTGAATTGAAAGGCGGCGTAGGCATCTTCAAAACCCCATTTATTCTTTGCATCAAAACTAGACTCTCCATGTAAGTATCCAAGAAAAAAGACCATGTCTCACCATAAATTCCAAGCTTCTGCATCTTCCGGTTCACAGTATTAAAAGAAACCAACTCCTCGTTATATCTTGTAACCAGTAGCATTTCTCCATTTCTTCTCAGCCCCGCCATCTTCCCTAGGCCTAACCTTAGATCAATTTTGAACTGCTTCGTCCAGGACTCTCCTAATCCATACTCCTTCATCATCCAAATGCAACAGCCGTCATAGGACGGGCTATTGTACCACTGCGTATAATAATGCATTAAAGCAAGCTTTTGATCAAGTGCcccaataaacaatttttgttCTCTCCCATAAGCTAATTCGTCTGTCTTCAGTTCATCTGGCACGTTCAATTCCTTAAACACCTCTTCTCTCAAGTCAAACGCAAGCAAGACCAATCTGCGTTGGATTCCCTGAGCCACATGATGACTTTCTGTATCGTATCCAACCCAATGAAGCGTCCCATTCACATAAGCTTGTGGAGTTTTTACAGTGATTCTACAAAGACTCGTATCCCCCGTAGTAACGTTCCTCCAACTTCCCACCTTCAGAGCAAAAACTTGAACAACTGGCCTTGGAGCGTCCCTCACACCAATTATAAAATGGTCGCGAACCACAATCCTCACGACTTTGTAATCAACACTCTTGGGATCAAATCCGAATCCGTGGACAGATTCAAAATTAGCCGCAGTGAACTTAAACATTATTCTAACACAAGATTCTAGAGAAGGGTTCCATACAATCACGGATTTCGACAAACCTTTTTGGTGATAGTCAAGAAGACACACTAAACCATAGCATATACCAATTACATTAAAAGAGTCAGGCTTGTTTTCGAATGGTAAATCAAGTTCCTTGATCGGACTAAATGAAATACCATCATGGTGTAATGTGAATCTTTCTTGGGAGTTAACCCTATCATAGTGCCTCAAAATTACCTGAGAATTGCTGGTGATGTCCTTTATGGCGAAATGAGTATAGTTAGAAATGAACGTTGGGTCGTTGATTAGAGCGCACCATGATTTGCAGACGCATCTGAACTCTGAAACCGATTTTGCTGGCAGTCTGAAGAGGATCTGAGCAACAACTTCCTCAGGTACGTAATCTGACATTTTGCTTCCTGTTTGatactcttcttctttttctatttggtCTTATGATTTACGATAGACACTACTGCAAACTTATAACCAAATAGTTACTTCGAGGAGACGTTACTTTGCACTCAATAAGAGAGCTGCTGCCATTTGGCAGATCACATACAAGTAGTTTAGCTGGCACTAGTGCTGTCTTctcaaaaaatgataaatcttTTGTGTACAGTCAGTTAATTGGtaataatttgataagtgaagttttgtttttggtaACCATCAATTTGTCAAGTAATTTTTCAATGCACATGACATGATTATTGAATCGGTCATGGACAGTTAACATGATAAAATCTTTTCCTTGTACATGTTTCAAAATTAGTTTTGGTACTGTATtttaactctctctctctctctctcacatgTAACCATAGCATCAACtcttttgtaaaaaaatcatctatttaaaaaatttaaattttttatatcctAAATAGAGAGATACacaagaattaaattaatttccatAAAACGTTGATGTGAGAGGATTCGATACCTAAATCTCTaacttcaattatttaatgcAAGTGGTCAATATTTGgtgtatattttattaattgtattttcaaaaaatacattttaattattttaaattttggtagTATTTTTCgaaaattgaattctatattttctttaatatcttATTTTGAAGTCTCGTTTTGGTCGCTAGCTAAACACATGAGGTGCTCGTGTCAAACCCTGAGTGGCTTCACCTGTTTTACACCTTCACAGGTATGACATCTCCTTAAAAAACTTTTTGATATGGTGttttcatcatcattaaatctttcataaataaaacttttaacaTATAACTATCTATTTTTTGGTTGACAATCATtccttaaaacaaaaatggcGAAAATACCTTTAAAAAAGCGTTTTAGAAGTATATGTTACaagaattttgagaaaaaaattagacaaaAGATTCTTTTTGAccacttaattaaaaatagctTAAAAATTGAGCTTCTTaagtcaatttaaaaaaataattctaaacatttttttttaaaggacaacaatattaaatttctttaaaagctCTATTTTATCAATCATAACCTAATATATCATCATTGTCATGAAATTTTATACGGATTATGTTTCCTTTAAAAAGTAATCTAGCttaatatgttaattattaataatactatttgcctttttttttttttttgcttgtaagagaaaaaaaaagtctattTAATTAGGGACATGCAAATCCTCGTTAATATTGCCGTGCTTCCATGATTCTCCTAAATATCGAACGGCATGGATCGATCAATTCCTTCGAAGTATCCAAGGCCGATCGAAGATGGAATTTGATGCtagtttatttttgaataaagaaaattcaataatgtcctaaatcaataacaagaaaactaataattatagaaaactAATGATTATAGTGGTGCGATattctaaaactttataatataGTATTCATTAAGTAGATGGTGACATAATGTAATCAAAATACACATTCACCCATAAAGGGCCCACTATAACGATAGAAATTGCGGCCTCCTGCTACTTGTTTTGTGGTTGgtggtttaaaaaaataaaaacgtaGACCACAAAAATGAGAAATCCTAAAATAAtcagagttttttttttttttgatatgaAACCGAATCTttcatttctcaaaatcagTGATTAcagacaaaatattttttggaatGTTTTCCAGTCATGAGAATACAGAATCTTGCTTTAAGGATAATTTGGCTAATGAGTGGGCTGCACTGTTACCACTTCTCAGAACATGCTGCAATTTGCTCTGCTGCATTCTCAATAAAATGGCTTGAATCTCGGAGATTAACCAAAATATCTCTTTCCGAGTGCCCTTTCTATTTAAAACCAAATCCACTACTTCCTGGGAATCTGTTTCAACAATCAAGGGCAAACAACCAGCTTGCTCTGCTATTTCTAAACCAAACTTTGTGGCTTCAGCTTCTGCGAAAGCAATGCTTCCATGGAACTTTGCTGGCTTCATAGCTGCTGCTGTACACTTTCCTTCAGAATTTCTAACCACCACCCCTAAGCCTTCTTTATTTTGATCTTCCATTATAGCTGCGTCCACATTTACTTTAAACCAACCTGGAGGTGGAGGTCTCCATTGTTGATTCTTTGGTCCATTTCTCTCCTCTTGCATGTGTGATTGCGGCTGCTTGATTTTTCTGTAGGATTGGACTACTGCTTCTGCTCTTGCTACTGATATCTGGGGGTCTTCCTTCTTgttttttaagatttgaaaattcCTTGAGTGCCAAGAGACCCAACATAACGCCATTATCATCTCCATATCAGCTTTGCTCTTCTTTTTTGCCAATTCCACCATTAAACTCGGCACATCTTTGCTTTCACACTGACTGACCTCCTCTCCATATTCTGTGAGCCTCCATACTTTTTGGGCACATTTGCAATTGAAAATAGCATGATAGGGTGTCTCTTCAGTTCTTCTGCATCTCTGACACCAGGGACTTTGAATCACCTTTTTCCTCCACAAGTTAACTGCTGTTGGCATAAGATTTCTTGCTGCTCTccacatgaaaatttttatctttgctGGCAACTCTGAAGCCCATATGATGTTCCATGGAATTTGCTTCTTCTCTGAACTGTTTGGTTGATCAGGAAATTTCAGATTCAATGCCACTTGATACCCACTCTTGACTGAGTATTCTCCTTGCTTATCGAAATGCCATAGCAGCTTATCAGGCTTGGGGGTTCTTGGCAGGGGGATATTCAAGATCTGTTGAGCATCTTCTTTCATGAAGTTCGTCTGAATTAATATCTCTTTCCACTTATTTTCCCCATCAATTAACTCTGATACTGTGGATTCCAGAGGGAGCTTTGGAGGAGAGAATGGCTTGAATGTTGAAGGTCTTGGCAACCAGCAGCTGTGATAAATCTGGGCACTTTTTCCATCTCCTATTCTCCACCTCAGCCCTTTGTGAATGATCTGTCGTCCCCACAAAATACTTCTCCATATAAAGGATGGTTTTGATCCTAATTTCGCCTTTAAGAATTCCACATCTTTGAAGTATCTAGCTTTCAATACTCTTGCCACCAGAGAGTTGGGATTTTGAATGATTCGCCAGCTTTGCTTGTCCACCAACGCTTGGTTAAAACAGATTAGATCCCTAAAGCCCATCCCTCCTCTACATTTTGCCTGACACATATTTCTCCAGTTGGACCAGTGTATAGCTCTCTGATCTGGTTTGGAACTCCACCAAAATCTAGCCATAGCCTTCTGAATATCCTCACACAACCCTATTGGCAACTTAAACACACTCATAGCATAAGCAGGGACTGCCTGAGCTACTGCTTTAATGAGCACTTCTTTCCCCCCTCTTGAGAACATCTTCGAGTTCCAGTTGGATATCTTGCTTAGAACTCTAAGCTTGATGTCGTTAAAGAAACTCAGCTTCTTTCTCCCTACCATTGAAGGAAGCCCCAAATATTTTTCGTGCTTTGACACAACTTGAAGCTGAAAGAGGTTTTTTATTGAGGCTATCTGTGCTGGTTGGGTACTTCCGCTGAAGAGCATGGAGGATTTttcataattgaaaatttggcCTGAAGCATCCGCGTAgctatcaaaaattttcttcagaTTTGAACAATCTTCGGTAGTGGCTCTTAAGAATATTAGACTGTCGTCTGCAAAAAGTAAGTGGTTGATTGAGAGCTCCTTACTAAAGTTCAGCCCCTTGATCAGGTTTTTCCTTTCTGCTTGGTTCAAAAGATTTGAGAAGACCTCTGCACACAGAATGAACAAATATGGGGATAGGGGGCAGCCTTATCTTAGCCCTCTTTGGGGTTGGATTAGGCCTTTGGGGACTCCATTAATCAAAACAGAAAATGAGGGAGTGGTGATGCATCTCATAACCAAATCTACCTATTTTGTTGAGAACCCCAGCACTTCCATTGTTCGCTTCAAAAAGCTCCACTCCACCATATCGTAAGCCTTACTGATATCTAGTTTCATAGCTACCCAGCCACCCTTCTTTTTGCTGTGCCTTATTTTATGTAAGCATTCATACCCAATGATTATGTTGTCGGTAATAAGCCTATTTGGGATGAAAGCACTTTGAGTATTGGATACAACATCATGCAAAAAGAGCTTTAACCTATTAGCAATGACCTTGGCTATTATTCTATACATGACATTACATAAACTAATAGGTCTAAAATCCACCACTTTCTTAGGTTTTGCAACTTTTGGAATTAAGGCTATGTAAGTGTGATTCAGGGGAGCAATGTTACCTCCTTTGTTTAAGATGTGCAAGCCTGTAGCTATGACTCCCTCCTTGACAGCTTGCCAATGTTTTTGAAAGAAGACTGCAGGGAGCCCGTCAGGACCAGGTGCTTTGGTTGGATGCATTTGGTTCAAAGCTGTAACTATCTCCTCTTCTAAAAAGGGTTGATTCAGCTGCTCATTCATTTCTTCCGTCATTTTCTTCGGCATGCCTTCTAATGCTTTCTCCAGTTGGCTTTCTGTAGGGTGTGTTGAAGTAAAAAGGTTGGTGAAGTGTTCACAGCATAACCTTTCTATCTCCCCTGCTTCTGTTGTCCAGTTGCTGTGCTCGTTTATGAGACCCTCTATTGTGTTCTTCCTCTTCCTTGTTGATGCTTTTGAATGGAAAAAAGTGGTATTTTTGTCCCCTTCTTGAAGCCAAACGGCTCTGGATCTTTGCCTCCAGTAAATCTCTTCTTCCAGAAGCATTGTGTCTATctgcttttctatttttttgacTTCATTTCCATTGACATATTTTTCCTGACTTTCTTTGATGCTCTGCAGCTGATGAAGTAATTGATCTAGATTCTTTTTCCTTCCTTCAAACTCAGATTTACTCCACAACTTTAATTCAGCTAATGAGTCTTTTGCCTTTTTCTTGAATAACAGAACAGGATTCTTGCAACTCCATCTGCTACTATTCTTCCACTCTTGATTCACAATCTCTTTACACCTTTGATAATGACTCCACATATCCTCGTAATGGGTCCTAGTGAAGGTTCTTTTGCTGTACTTACATCCACCCGTTCTTTCTACTATCTCCATTAAAATTGGGTTGTGATCGGATGTCCATGTCACTAAATTAGTGGCCGGATTCTCCTTAAAAAACCTTCCCCAGTTTGTGCAGCATAGAAATCTATCCAACCTTTCCTCCACCAAATGAGGTCCAAATCTTCTATTTGACCACGTAAAGGGATACCCTTTGTAGCCTAAGTCCCTTAGCCCACACCACCTGACCGTCTCTCTGAAATCGTTTACTGCTGTGACACACCTATCATTCCCtgtcttttcatttaaatgCAGAATTTCGTTAAAATCCCCGAAACAAAGCCATGGCAGGGATGAAAGCTCAGCTAGCCTTTTCAATAACTTCCATGTATGATGCTTTTGGTCAGCTTCAGGGTGTCCGTATATGCCTGTGCACCGCCAATAACAACCATTCTCACTGTGAACTACAGCATCTATATGATGCTTGCTATAGGATTTTATGTCAACAGTAATTTCCTCCTTCCACAATAAAGCTAAACCACCACCTAAACCCCATCTATCTACTGCAAAACAATTATCAAAGTGTAACTTCTTACCTCTTTCCACCATTTGCTTAGACTCCAGTTTAGTTTCACATAGAAACATCATTTGCGGCCTATGCATTCGGAGAATTCTTTGAGTTTCTCGGAACGCTCGATCATTCCCCAATCCCCGAGCGTTCCAGCTTATTATCTTCATAGCTGTCGGCGGGGCTGGTGGCCAGCCTCCGCCGTTGAATCTTTTGTAAGCATTGTTTCCAAATCATTCCCTTCTCTGCACAGCATCTCCAGCTTCAGTTTGCATTCAGCATTTGGAGAATGAAGTGTTATTTCCGAAGTTGGACTTCccattttttgcttttttgtttCTGGACTATCCCCGAAAATTTCTCCACGAGGCCTTTTCGTTGCTGTTTGTCCACTCTTATGCTTAATGGAGTGATCTACATTTCTTGCTTGTAATTTCCATTTGCATCTTTTGgacttttttttgttgacTTCTAGGCCTTCAGCTCCTTCCGCGTTTGGACTTTTATCTGTTGGGCCACCTTTTTTTGGGCTGAAAACAATCACTTTCTTTCCCTCCATTTctgatttcttcttttctatttCACTTTCATTTTCCCTCTCCTTCAGATTTTCATTTCCCGCCTCTTTTTGGCTCCTTCCCCGAGTAAATGTACCTTCTGCTGTTCCTGGCTACTTGTCCCTGCTCTGATCTGACATCCTCAGGATTTCTACGCTTGTCGATGGATCTTGACCCGAACCCGTTTTTTCTGAACTCTTAGTTTTCCCCAACTGTGGCTCCGGGTTACCCTGTTTGTCTTGAACCACCGTCGTCTGATAATTCTGACTTTTCTTCTCTGATTCtgttcttcctttttcttttcccctgtTCTGCTTCAGTTGTTCAATCATTGACGGGGCCTTCATCCATGGCCCGAATACCATCTCTTCTCgtaattgatttttatagTTTGCACATTCCCTGTACTGGTGACCCA
This window of the Citrus sinensis cultivar Valencia sweet orange chromosome 8, DVS_A1.0, whole genome shotgun sequence genome carries:
- the LOC102626925 gene encoding mavicyanin-like; translated protein: MAIVSRVSFGAVYKVGDDAGWSIPNAQSVNYNAWAEAIDFHVGDILSFEYNSLFHSVLEVSRDAYESCNTQSPMKSYTTGKDSITLESSDPRYFICGAPGHCQMGMKLEIRTNGAGNSPNVPTRPMLQLSPYSSPGWNPWLESSAWQLPLATKLVIAVAALAIFSIGFIY
- the LOC102627197 gene encoding F-box/kelch-repeat protein At3g06240, producing MSDYVPEEVVAQILFRLPAKSVSEFRCVCKSWCALINDPTFISNYTHFAIKDITSNSQVILRHYDRVNSQERFTLHHDGISFSPIKELDLPFENKPDSFNVIGICYGLVCLLDYHQKGLSKSVIVWNPSLESCVRIMFKFTAANFESVHGFGFDPKSVDYKVVRIVVRDHFIIGVRDAPRPVVQVFALKVGSWRNVTTGDTSLCRITVKTPQAYVNGTLHWVGYDTESHHVAQGIQRRLVLLAFDLREEVFKELNVPDELKTDELAYGREQKLFIGALDQKLALMHYYTQWYNSPSYDGCCIWMMKEYGLGESWTKQFKIDLRLGLGKMAGLRRNGEMLLVTRYNEELVSFNTVNRKMQKLGIYGETWSFFLDTYMESLVLMQRINGVLKMPTPPFNSTSSSKAHRGETSGV